In Pseudoalteromonas sp. MM1, a single window of DNA contains:
- a CDS encoding CPXCG motif-containing cysteine-rich protein — MKDFLSQRITCPHCGNHIHLDIDASMGDQDYVEECSACCNPIHLNVHIDHAHKKLELHIDSDDEQIF, encoded by the coding sequence ATGAAAGATTTTTTATCACAACGTATCACCTGCCCTCACTGTGGCAACCACATACACCTAGATATTGACGCAAGTATGGGGGATCAAGACTACGTAGAAGAATGCAGTGCCTGTTGTAACCCTATTCATTTAAATGTGCATATAGACCATGCCCATAAAAAATTAGAGTTACACATAGACAGCGACGATGAGCAAATTTTTTAG
- a CDS encoding sulfatase/phosphatase domain-containing protein — protein sequence MAVLLKNIRFSIWQVALRLGVIPKGEEFTGLVSSLDIAAISVALAGADNKKLDGVNLLPFLQGTKQGSPNQALFWRLEEAPNIYAVRTVDYKYMSQPLPNVGRGFFDMKADPYEQHNLVDTLPAEQAKLAKLWNEWNKHNTNNVLQQSWEYKAQIDKFFEQLNMQNIEQAKQTPNYVIK from the coding sequence ATGGCGGTATTGCTCAAGAATATACGCTTTAGTATTTGGCAAGTTGCACTTAGGCTGGGGGTTATTCCTAAAGGCGAAGAGTTTACTGGTTTAGTATCGTCACTTGATATTGCTGCAATCTCAGTTGCACTAGCGGGTGCTGATAATAAGAAATTAGATGGTGTTAATTTACTGCCATTTTTACAAGGCACTAAACAAGGCAGCCCAAATCAGGCGTTATTTTGGCGCTTAGAAGAGGCACCAAATATTTATGCTGTACGTACTGTTGATTATAAATATATGAGCCAACCACTACCGAATGTAGGCCGCGGCTTTTTTGATATGAAAGCCGATCCGTACGAGCAACATAACTTGGTTGATACGTTACCCGCTGAACAAGCGAAATTAGCCAAGCTGTGGAATGAGTGGAATAAGCACAATACAAATAATGTATTGCAGCAATCATGGGAATACAAAGCACAAATAGATAAGTTTTTTGAGCAGTTAAATATGCAGAATATTGAACAGGCAAAACAAACGCCAAATTATGTTATTAAGTAA
- a CDS encoding CRTAC1 family protein, with protein sequence MSNTVFKLSAISIALCITACSNQHTSMQAKPKIMFDDVSVEVGLTTDKNWKYGGPSLSDLNNDGLYDLLLTNHDSTPVQLFLSNSDFSYTKQADIYPRVDLHGMASGDYDNDGDNDILLSLGGGNGLTPQPQRLLQNNNGQFTDVTEQAGLSKMGARGRSVRWVDLDNDGDLDFMQVNAEKMVTEQSPRNILFENNGNGTFDYHPSPVFENLNSERVLITDFNNDNIPDIFGFNGYSPLVILQGNNDFSFTDVTAKVLPQSLDTTGTLTLAHADIDNDGDMDYYLARGKLHYTIANNSISYNDQLKRLDLRDEGNKSHDGLNLTTQGDLILSDFYHFPRGKKMKTMPVFLGAEQVPKNTPVSEQSIAADQAQGFAKNINKTGWYIGHLGNNKWRVEWYLEDNLAWDVRASFKNVTSYNTDWTPQNLALSDILLRNDKGQLTDISAQLPKQTIDNNWGVVPGDFNNDTLIDFVVYRFGHLKQRVADVMLINQGNNQFTSQLLNSATSELNQDSHGDMGAAFDYNHDGKLDLLSGDDDNGRWHLYKNTSAILNNHYSLVRIGYSPSGIDAMGAKVEIKTAQTTQYQVVGSHSANHSQSLMNIAHFGLGNDANIKEISVTWRDGSNQVLRNQPADRLIDIGNITY encoded by the coding sequence ATGAGCAATACAGTATTTAAACTCAGTGCTATATCTATTGCACTTTGCATCACAGCTTGCAGTAATCAACACACCAGCATGCAAGCTAAACCTAAAATAATGTTCGACGATGTCTCTGTTGAAGTGGGATTAACAACTGATAAAAATTGGAAGTACGGCGGCCCATCCCTATCTGATTTAAATAATGATGGCCTGTATGATTTATTACTAACTAATCACGACTCTACGCCAGTTCAATTATTTTTATCAAATAGTGACTTTAGTTATACCAAGCAAGCTGATATTTACCCACGTGTTGATTTACATGGCATGGCCAGTGGCGATTACGATAACGATGGTGATAACGACATTCTGCTTTCATTAGGCGGTGGCAACGGCCTTACCCCTCAACCGCAACGATTATTGCAAAACAATAATGGTCAATTTACTGATGTAACTGAGCAAGCTGGCTTATCAAAAATGGGCGCACGAGGCCGCTCGGTGCGTTGGGTTGATCTAGATAACGATGGCGACTTGGACTTTATGCAAGTTAACGCTGAAAAAATGGTGACAGAGCAGAGCCCTCGTAACATTTTATTTGAAAATAACGGCAATGGTACATTCGATTATCACCCTTCCCCCGTCTTTGAAAATTTAAATAGCGAGCGCGTGCTTATCACTGATTTTAATAACGATAACATTCCTGATATTTTCGGCTTTAATGGTTACAGCCCGTTAGTAATTTTACAAGGCAACAATGATTTTAGTTTTACCGATGTCACAGCTAAGGTGTTGCCACAATCACTCGATACAACGGGTACTTTAACTCTTGCCCATGCCGATATCGATAATGATGGAGATATGGACTACTACCTTGCTAGGGGCAAATTACATTACACCATCGCCAATAATAGTATCTCATACAATGACCAACTAAAGCGTTTAGACTTACGAGACGAAGGCAATAAAAGTCATGATGGCTTGAACCTAACAACACAGGGGGATTTGATTCTAAGTGATTTTTATCATTTTCCTCGGGGCAAAAAAATGAAAACTATGCCGGTCTTTTTAGGTGCCGAACAGGTACCCAAAAACACGCCAGTCTCAGAGCAAAGCATCGCTGCAGATCAAGCCCAAGGATTTGCAAAAAACATCAATAAAACAGGCTGGTATATTGGTCATTTAGGTAACAACAAATGGCGGGTAGAATGGTATTTAGAGGATAATTTAGCATGGGATGTGCGCGCTTCGTTCAAAAATGTCACTAGCTATAACACAGATTGGACACCACAAAACCTAGCATTAAGTGATATTTTACTACGTAACGATAAAGGTCAACTTACGGATATATCAGCGCAATTACCAAAACAAACTATTGATAATAACTGGGGCGTGGTGCCGGGTGATTTTAATAATGACACTTTAATTGATTTCGTGGTGTATCGATTTGGCCATTTAAAGCAACGCGTGGCTGATGTGATGCTTATTAACCAAGGCAATAACCAATTTACTAGCCAGCTATTAAATTCAGCCACCAGCGAGTTAAATCAAGATTCTCATGGTGATATGGGCGCAGCATTTGATTACAACCATGACGGTAAGCTTGATCTGCTCAGTGGCGATGACGACAACGGTCGTTGGCACTTGTATAAAAACACCTCAGCGATACTTAATAACCATTACAGCTTAGTGCGTATCGGATATTCGCCATCAGGGATTGATGCAATGGGGGCAAAGGTTGAAATAAAAACGGCCCAAACGACCCAATATCAAGTTGTCGGTTCGCACAGTGCAAACCACTCACAAAGTTTAATGAACATTGCCCATTTTGGCTTAGGTAATGATGCTAACATCAAGGAGATTAGTGTCACTTGGCGTGATGGCAGCAATCAAGTATTGCGTAATCAACCCGCAGACCGTTTAATTGATATAGGAAATATAACGTACTGA
- a CDS encoding fructosamine kinase family protein, with the protein MWKTVNEHISQAIHYDFKHTYKRQLQSTNTDKLYQLTDGKHNYLVKIALKSELDRLESEAIGLKQLTQNSIFMVPDCIATGANIEFSFIVLEWLVLDKQPHTHWHDMGKQLAMLHQKHDQAMFGFDVDNYLATTVQPNQWHKKWDLFFAEERIGWQLQLLAEKGIQLVEPELLINLVKEQLHSHIVEPSLVHGDFWRGNMGFIKNVPTLFNPACYYADREVDIAMSELFAPLPDDFYNAYNAQYPLSDNYKKRKAIYQLYPILNHANIFAGHYLTQAKQHIDTLLNTQ; encoded by the coding sequence ATGTGGAAAACAGTAAACGAGCACATTAGCCAAGCCATTCATTATGACTTTAAACATACTTACAAACGCCAGCTGCAAAGTACAAATACCGATAAACTCTATCAACTAACCGATGGAAAGCACAATTACCTGGTTAAAATTGCCCTTAAAAGCGAACTAGACCGCCTTGAAAGCGAAGCGATAGGGCTAAAGCAGCTCACCCAAAATAGTATTTTTATGGTGCCCGACTGCATCGCAACAGGTGCTAATATTGAATTTTCGTTTATTGTGCTTGAATGGTTAGTACTTGATAAACAGCCCCACACACACTGGCACGATATGGGTAAACAACTAGCTATGTTGCACCAAAAGCACGACCAAGCAATGTTTGGCTTTGATGTAGATAATTACCTAGCCACCACCGTGCAACCAAACCAATGGCATAAAAAATGGGACTTGTTTTTCGCAGAAGAGCGCATAGGCTGGCAACTACAACTATTAGCCGAAAAAGGCATTCAGCTTGTAGAGCCTGAGCTATTAATTAACTTAGTAAAAGAGCAGCTACACAGCCATATTGTGGAGCCCTCTTTAGTGCATGGCGACTTTTGGCGAGGAAATATGGGCTTTATTAAAAATGTACCGACATTATTTAATCCCGCGTGTTATTACGCAGACCGCGAGGTAGATATTGCAATGAGCGAGCTATTTGCCCCTTTACCTGATGATTTTTATAACGCTTACAATGCACAATACCCACTAAGCGATAACTATAAAAAGCGCAAAGCAATATACCAACTTTACCCTATTTTAAATCACGCAAATATTTTTGCAGGGCACTACCTTACTCAGGCTAAGCAGCATATAGATACGTTACTTAACACTCAGTAA
- a CDS encoding DUF3080 family protein: MYKKALILLSSKTWLSYLLALCCAVLAGCSKAPSNTYQTYTERLSNTLETQAPSLSKPAPISPLLPPNTLSEGSTISLIELASLSHCKLSLLISEHNNQLGKTAGHASILKYQIQFVQNAQQCLGTLEPSSNVYKTLSNAKVHKEQTLNHYFNSMLYNEFELKNTWQASSAELAVSPAGFSDTVAAMQQLALIKKHIINKHYLKINSADIFNALEQLNKYRFNQLLIYSTRLQIAFNNSATQFIQTQSIDEICPVGKNKKVATIISNVFQKYFLREIQPYQANLAGYLETLLPLYNQLWFDQPITNNQINTLIALDSQNNLLNQLKSSAKKHVTWWQNFYKTCEISPI; the protein is encoded by the coding sequence TTGTATAAAAAAGCCCTTATATTATTATCTAGCAAAACATGGTTAAGCTATTTATTAGCTTTGTGTTGCGCCGTGCTTGCAGGGTGTTCAAAAGCGCCCAGCAACACTTATCAAACATACACAGAACGCTTAAGTAATACCCTTGAAACCCAAGCCCCAAGTTTAAGTAAGCCTGCACCAATTAGCCCGCTATTACCCCCAAATACGCTTTCTGAAGGCAGTACTATCAGCTTGATTGAACTAGCAAGCTTAAGCCATTGTAAACTCAGCTTACTAATTAGTGAGCACAATAACCAGCTAGGTAAAACGGCCGGCCACGCCAGTATTTTAAAATACCAAATACAGTTTGTACAAAATGCCCAGCAGTGCCTGGGCACGCTTGAGCCTAGCTCAAACGTTTATAAAACGTTATCAAATGCAAAAGTGCACAAAGAGCAAACACTAAACCACTACTTTAATTCAATGTTGTATAACGAATTTGAGCTAAAAAACACGTGGCAAGCTAGCAGCGCAGAGCTTGCTGTTTCCCCTGCAGGGTTTAGTGACACGGTAGCGGCTATGCAGCAGCTTGCACTCATAAAAAAACACATAATCAATAAACACTACTTAAAAATTAACTCTGCAGATATTTTTAACGCTTTAGAGCAACTTAATAAGTACCGTTTTAACCAATTACTCATTTATTCTACACGGCTACAAATAGCGTTTAATAATTCAGCTACGCAATTTATTCAAACGCAATCCATTGATGAAATATGCCCAGTAGGTAAAAATAAAAAAGTAGCCACTATCATTAGTAACGTGTTCCAAAAGTATTTCCTTAGAGAAATACAGCCTTATCAGGCTAATTTAGCAGGCTACCTTGAAACACTATTACCCTTGTACAATCAACTTTGGTTTGACCAACCTATAACAAATAACCAAATAAATACTTTGATAGCGCTGGATTCGCAAAACAATCTATTAAACCAGCTTAAAAGCTCAGCCAAAAAACACGTAACCTGGTGGCAAAACTTTTATAAAACGTGTGAAATCAGCCCAATATGA
- a CDS encoding riboflavin synthase subunit alpha, with translation MFTGIVQTQATVVSTTHTEGVLRLVVSVGDEYVKHLDLGASIAINGCCLTVVKVELSNHDVVAQVHFDVIDETLLLTNLGKLAVGSLVNYERSVTFGTELGGHIVSGHIHCTAQIGQIVKEQNNCKIQLNLPSKWQKYVLYKGFVAINGASLTVGEIDEQGFWLHLIPETLAITNLGNAQAGDELNIEVDQQTYTIVNTVENYLRHQS, from the coding sequence ATGTTTACAGGAATCGTTCAAACTCAAGCTACGGTTGTATCTACCACACATACAGAAGGGGTTTTACGCTTGGTTGTATCGGTAGGTGATGAATACGTTAAACACCTTGATTTAGGTGCCAGTATTGCAATTAATGGCTGCTGCCTAACAGTGGTTAAAGTAGAATTAAGTAACCACGATGTAGTGGCACAAGTGCACTTTGATGTAATAGATGAAACATTATTACTTACCAATTTAGGCAAGCTTGCAGTCGGTAGTTTAGTTAATTATGAGCGTTCAGTCACTTTTGGTACAGAACTAGGCGGCCATATTGTATCTGGGCACATTCATTGTACTGCCCAAATAGGACAAATAGTTAAAGAGCAAAATAACTGTAAAATTCAGTTAAATTTACCGTCTAAATGGCAAAAGTACGTTTTATACAAAGGCTTTGTAGCTATAAATGGCGCAAGTTTAACCGTGGGCGAAATTGACGAGCAGGGGTTTTGGTTACACTTGATCCCCGAAACGCTGGCCATAACAAATTTAGGTAACGCTCAAGCGGGTGATGAACTAAATATAGAAGTTGATCAGCAAACTTATACCATTGTTAACACAGTAGAAAATTACTTACGCCACCAGAGCTAA
- a CDS encoding alkaline phosphatase D family protein has protein sequence MNKNISRRSVLKMFAAGVVASGVSGCTRHLGVMNSTVTRGTQSYRDNWYKTYNRVWLGKQYWANPMEDWRVNNGAAECITRGGNRSVHSLTHQITNIDQAFSMSVEVTRLEQNNNDGGAGIRLGAKSELNEYRSNCFVQQGYDLGIKNNDLVLGNNTVPLKIPLDNQSVSLTLTGTPQSGAMALELTARLTSTEKIIGTVTHLVPVSELLGNVALVSNFSIPSVTYENVPEDKLGARYKFSHWAMQGEAFSVTDEQSFGPILWTMYSLNDTLSHEGFVLKLSAYTGPIGEQDNQQIELQIQRDNQWIAIDSQRIDHDGWLATFRIANWDEKQDTPFRVVYREKHTDGTHTPDIYSGVIKANPANEKLRMAALTCQNDYGFPYQPVAQNVEKLSPDLVFFSGDQIYESHGGFGVIRTPDDLAILNYLRKFYQFGWAFKEVMRNQPTICLPDDHDVLQGNLWGEGGARMENISKDPSASVLGGYIDSARVVNMVHKTTLNHHPDPYDPTPTNGISSYYGTMLYGGVGFAILADRQWKSGPERINVAVGETGQDEDPLFYNPVFNPPGLDLLGSRQEQFLKAWGKDWRGHKLKAVLSQTVFAAISTHQPVPDRFLKYDFDSSGWPASARNRAIDAMRDSMALHICGDTHLGSLSQYGVNQQRDSNWAFCTPAISAGWPRWWKPDSMNMPYQNRPAHGLAETGEYNDTFGNKIYVYAVGNPEVGKSNNRYVKAHEKGSGFGFITFDSEKLTYTMDAYKFLVDITDGKASNQFSGWPITIHQQENKGNNLLS, from the coding sequence ATGAATAAAAATATATCTCGTCGCTCAGTTCTTAAAATGTTTGCTGCTGGAGTTGTTGCATCTGGCGTTTCTGGCTGTACTCGTCATTTAGGTGTTATGAATTCAACCGTTACTCGTGGTACTCAGTCTTACCGTGATAATTGGTATAAAACGTATAATAGAGTTTGGCTTGGCAAACAGTATTGGGCTAATCCGATGGAAGATTGGCGTGTGAATAACGGTGCGGCTGAATGTATAACTCGTGGGGGAAATCGCAGTGTTCACTCTTTAACTCATCAAATAACTAATATTGACCAAGCTTTTTCCATGTCAGTGGAGGTTACGCGTTTAGAGCAAAATAACAACGATGGTGGCGCGGGTATTCGTCTTGGCGCTAAAAGTGAACTCAATGAATACCGCAGTAACTGTTTTGTTCAACAGGGATACGACCTTGGTATTAAAAATAACGATTTAGTGTTGGGTAACAACACTGTACCTTTAAAAATTCCGCTAGATAATCAATCCGTTAGTTTAACACTGACTGGGACTCCTCAATCAGGTGCTATGGCGTTAGAGCTAACGGCTCGTTTAACATCAACTGAAAAAATAATCGGTACGGTTACCCATTTGGTACCTGTATCAGAGCTACTAGGTAATGTGGCGCTAGTAAGTAATTTCTCAATTCCATCTGTTACTTATGAAAATGTGCCTGAGGACAAATTAGGCGCACGTTATAAATTTAGCCACTGGGCTATGCAAGGAGAGGCATTCTCTGTTACTGATGAACAGTCATTTGGTCCAATACTTTGGACTATGTATTCGTTAAACGATACATTGAGTCATGAAGGTTTTGTGCTGAAATTGAGTGCTTACACAGGACCAATAGGTGAGCAAGATAATCAGCAAATAGAGCTACAGATCCAGCGTGATAATCAGTGGATCGCTATTGACTCACAGCGTATTGACCATGATGGCTGGTTGGCGACTTTTCGTATAGCCAATTGGGATGAGAAACAAGATACGCCTTTTCGGGTTGTATATCGTGAAAAACACACTGACGGTACACACACACCAGATATATATTCAGGGGTTATAAAAGCGAACCCCGCAAATGAAAAATTACGAATGGCCGCGCTCACGTGTCAAAATGATTATGGTTTTCCGTACCAGCCAGTTGCGCAAAATGTCGAAAAACTAAGCCCCGATTTGGTATTCTTTTCTGGTGATCAGATTTATGAAAGCCATGGTGGGTTTGGTGTAATTCGCACGCCGGATGATTTGGCGATTTTGAACTATTTACGTAAGTTCTATCAATTTGGTTGGGCTTTTAAAGAAGTCATGCGTAATCAACCTACAATTTGTTTGCCCGATGATCATGATGTACTCCAAGGCAATTTGTGGGGTGAAGGTGGTGCAAGAATGGAAAACATTTCGAAAGACCCTTCAGCAAGTGTTTTAGGTGGTTACATTGATTCAGCACGGGTGGTTAATATGGTACATAAAACTACTCTTAACCATCACCCTGATCCTTATGATCCAACGCCAACTAATGGTATTAGCTCGTATTATGGCACTATGCTATATGGTGGTGTTGGTTTTGCGATTCTTGCTGACAGACAATGGAAAAGTGGTCCTGAACGCATAAATGTTGCGGTTGGCGAAACAGGACAAGACGAAGATCCACTTTTTTATAATCCTGTGTTTAATCCGCCTGGTTTAGATTTATTAGGCAGTCGACAGGAGCAATTTCTTAAAGCGTGGGGTAAAGACTGGCGCGGGCATAAATTAAAAGCGGTGTTAAGCCAAACGGTATTTGCGGCTATCTCAACTCATCAGCCGGTACCTGATCGCTTTTTAAAATACGATTTCGATTCAAGTGGTTGGCCTGCATCTGCGCGAAATCGTGCAATTGATGCAATGCGTGACTCTATGGCGTTACATATTTGTGGTGATACCCACTTAGGGTCTTTATCTCAATATGGCGTCAATCAACAAAGGGATAGTAACTGGGCTTTTTGTACGCCAGCTATTTCTGCCGGTTGGCCAAGGTGGTGGAAGCCAGATTCAATGAATATGCCTTATCAAAACCGCCCTGCACATGGGCTTGCTGAAACAGGCGAGTATAATGATACCTTCGGTAATAAGATTTATGTCTATGCGGTAGGGAATCCTGAAGTAGGAAAATCAAATAACCGCTATGTAAAGGCTCATGAAAAAGGCAGCGGCTTTGGTTTTATTACCTTCGATTCTGAGAAGCTCACATACACAATGGATGCCTATAAGTTTTTAGTCGATATAACCGATGGTAAAGCAAGTAACCAGTTCTCGGGCTGGCCTATAACAATTCATCAGCAAGAGAACAAAGGTAACAACCTGTTAAGTTAA
- a CDS encoding helix-turn-helix domain-containing protein, producing the protein MGASRSHTVKVVFKQLTASTINQYLADVRINQAKLLLLTKTVTETAYAVGFNNSAYFSTVFKKHTQLSPKEYQQQGQLKSSITTSK; encoded by the coding sequence GTGGGTGCGAGCCGCTCTCATACAGTGAAGGTGGTGTTTAAACAGCTTACGGCATCAACGATTAATCAATACCTAGCTGATGTAAGAATAAACCAAGCCAAGTTGCTCTTGCTAACTAAAACAGTCACCGAAACTGCCTATGCGGTAGGGTTTAATAACTCAGCGTACTTTTCAACGGTATTTAAAAAACACACTCAGTTATCACCTAAAGAATACCAACAGCAAGGTCAATTGAAGTCGTCGATAACGACTTCAAAATGA
- a CDS encoding MATE family efflux transporter, translated as MTFSSWEAKRLITLAVPVFLAQVTLVLMSVVDTIMAGQVSPTDLAALSIATGIWNPLLLALQGILLALTGIIAQFAGANDKKGISHYFQQALYLTAILSAIGFGIANLADIVILKLNTTPAIASLAYDYIHFVKWGAFGFLIFTVYRNMTEGMGMTKPAFYISLLGLAVNIPANYIFINGLFGLPAYGGAGCGIATALVLTVMAVAQVTYCQFSKKIDAKALLANFEKPNFKTIGIITKLGIPISLATFFEITLFACIPLFIAHLGAVAVSGHQIAGSVTALLFMMPLSLSIAISIRIGNLFGQNHLSQLKTAISTSYILAIAIALFLAFITFIGRDLISQLYTDSPAVIALASSIMILACIYQIPDALQVAANGILRGLKHTQPISYITFISYWLIGFALGYVLGRTDLIVPAMGPHGFWIGIIFGLTVAAVWLMFTVNKRLKQAPFV; from the coding sequence ATGACCTTTAGTAGCTGGGAAGCCAAACGTTTAATTACCCTTGCCGTACCTGTATTTTTAGCACAAGTAACACTCGTTTTAATGTCGGTGGTCGACACCATTATGGCAGGCCAAGTAAGTCCTACAGATTTAGCTGCGCTATCGATTGCAACCGGTATATGGAACCCGTTATTACTGGCGCTGCAAGGTATTTTGCTTGCGTTAACCGGTATTATTGCCCAATTTGCAGGTGCTAATGATAAAAAAGGAATTAGCCATTATTTTCAGCAAGCACTGTATTTAACCGCTATTTTAAGCGCAATTGGCTTTGGTATCGCTAACCTAGCCGATATAGTCATTTTAAAACTCAATACAACCCCTGCTATTGCAAGCCTTGCGTATGACTATATCCATTTTGTGAAATGGGGAGCCTTTGGTTTTTTAATTTTTACCGTTTATCGCAATATGACCGAAGGCATGGGGATGACAAAACCCGCTTTTTATATCAGCTTGCTGGGCCTTGCTGTTAATATTCCGGCTAACTATATTTTTATAAATGGTTTATTTGGTTTACCAGCCTACGGCGGTGCTGGTTGTGGAATTGCTACAGCATTGGTACTCACTGTAATGGCTGTTGCACAAGTAACGTATTGCCAGTTTAGTAAAAAAATAGATGCAAAAGCTTTGCTGGCAAATTTTGAAAAACCTAACTTTAAAACCATAGGAATTATTACCAAATTAGGTATACCTATTTCGTTGGCTACCTTTTTTGAAATTACGTTGTTTGCATGCATACCTTTATTTATTGCACACTTAGGTGCTGTTGCAGTGTCGGGCCATCAAATTGCGGGAAGCGTGACTGCATTATTATTTATGATGCCACTGAGCTTATCTATCGCTATTAGTATTCGTATTGGTAATTTATTTGGTCAAAACCATTTAAGCCAATTAAAAACGGCTATATCGACCAGCTACATATTAGCTATTGCTATAGCGTTATTTTTAGCATTTATAACCTTTATTGGCCGCGATTTAATAAGCCAACTTTATACCGATAGCCCAGCTGTTATTGCGTTAGCCAGCTCTATTATGATTTTGGCATGTATTTATCAAATTCCTGATGCACTGCAAGTCGCTGCAAATGGCATATTAAGAGGTTTAAAGCATACTCAGCCTATATCGTATATAACGTTTATATCTTATTGGTTAATCGGTTTTGCTTTAGGCTACGTATTGGGAAGAACAGATTTAATTGTGCCCGCCATGGGGCCGCACGGTTTTTGGATAGGTATTATTTTTGGTTTAACCGTTGCTGCTGTGTGGCTTATGTTCACCGTTAATAAGCGATTAAAGCAGGCGCCATTTGTATAA